GGGGCGTGTCTCAGCGGACCACTTTTTGTCAGCTTTGCCTTCATCTTCAGGATGTCTGGATTGGACAGATGTTTAGAAAGCTGAAGTTCTGCTAAAGATAATGGTTGTAAGCATCATCAGGTTTTAATTCATAAAACTTCCACCTCATTCCTGATAGTGGTGTCTTCTGTTCCAATCATCATCAGGCTTCTGGATTCCTGTTTATTTACTCTATTTACCATTGGTCCTGCAGAGTACGATCATAGTGTACATTTGATTTTCCACCCTGAGGATTTTTCAGGTCATTTGGTAATTGTCCCCAGTCATGTCTCTTCAGCCATTTTAGCTGGTCAGTTTTCACAACAATACAACAGCATTTGTGGCCTTTAGAATAGATGTTAACGGTAGCAACCTGTCAGTACATACACATTCCCTATTCTGACTATCCTGTAATAGTTCACCTCCATAAAGTCTttctgagatgggacttggaatccaggggggggggggtcaataccATTGCCCATGGGCACAGTTCCAGTCTCCCCATTTTGCACAAATGGATAAATAATAGAGTTTTCACATTTGTACACGCATATTCTTGGATGTGCTTGTACGAATGGCATTTGTGGACATGCATTTGTCATGGTACATagatcaaattatttgctgttatGCAAATTGCCATTAATCTGTCACTTTTTGTGCATTTGTAAATCTGTCAACACCCTGTAGTACTGTACACTTCTTGGCACTGATAAGACAATATAGAACTTTAAACATGTGCAAACATTTATCTTTCTCATTTTAGTGCCCTGTGTGCAGGTCCTTGGTGGAACGCAGAGACAAGAGTAACCTGAGAGTCTTCTGTACCATCTGCAGAGCCAAGAAAGGGACTAACTATGAGTTCTGCTGGCAGTGTCTAAGACCCTGGAAAGGTGATAGCAGCTCTTCAGTGGGATGTGGGCGTAAGAGTTGCAAGGACCACAACCTCGTGGTACTTCAGAAATGCAAGGTCATCGACCTGCCTGAAAGTGGCATTAAAGGCTGCCCCTCCATTCGTGCTTGCCCTACTTGCGGGCTCCTCATTGAGCATAAAAGTATGTGCAAGTACGTCGTTTGCTGCAACTGCGGTGTGGAGTTCTGCTTTGCCTGTCTCAACACTGCCGAGGTCTGCGAAACAACAGCAGCCTACACAGCCTATGACATGATTTGTCCCATGCCTGTTGCTCCCAAGCAAACCAAAATTCCAGTCTGGTCGGGGGGGATACGCTGTTCAAGTTTGTCATCCCAAATGGATGCTCTTTACGCCCATCTTTAAATGTGGCATCCGTTCTTAGGTGCCTGCAAGTATAGGCAAATATAATGATATTATTGTGTACCTTGCTATAGTTTCTGCTTCTgatctctctctttttaaaaaaaaaataacacattttattattattattatactttaTATAGCAACTACAACAACCTGACAGAGTAATAAAGACATGCTACCATATCCAAGTACAGTTTAGTCATGCAAAATAATTGAGGACAGGGGCAATCATTTGTTCTGAACCGCCTCATGACGGACATTTATTTATGTGCTCATTATCATTAcgatattttaataaatataactGCTACGTATGTCATTTGTGTACATTTACAGTATATCAAAGTTTCTTTTTGGTTTGATAGTGTTCTTCTGGTGTGTGTTATGTATAAATTAATTGCAAAATTTAGAAAGAAATGCATTCGCTTTAGACAAATATTGAATGGAATTCCCACATTTCGATTTACACCCTACATAAGAGATCACAGATTTcgttgtttttcaaaatgtgcttgAAAAATATTATATACTGGTTGTGGGAAGAGACTCTCGGAGAGAAGAATTTTAGACTCTCCCGGGAAAGCATGGTCAAGAGAAACCGTCTCTGCCTAGGTTGCTCTCTTACTATCTGAAGAACAGACAAAACAGGGGAAGTGTGGCCTTGCCCAAAGGCAGGTGACAGACTGGAAAAAAATCAACTATGAGCTGGTATGAGTGTGTGCCATTTAGGaagttccaatttttttaaagattttggcgCTAATGGAAGTATTAACTAAGACAAGGGAAGAAGTCGATTTAGTGCATCAACAGTTGTATTAAAGATTGGCATTAATCATGTTTCCTGTTTTTGTACTATTTACATGTAACTTAGTTTTATTCACCACTGTGTATATCTACAATTACTTTTTTTCATATcatatgcactaaaacagagctcTTACATAGTAATAAAGCCTTCTAAAAATAGTAGTGTTGGTTCTTGCATGCATGCATCCTCCAGGGAAGGTCGTTCTAGCAATCAATTAAAATGTATTCCCGGCATTCTTTGACAGGAGCTGATAGTTGCATTGTATAAGTTATCGCTAGACAAATTGAGAGAGATGTATGGGCCTCTCTCACTCAAGCTTGCATCTTGGTATAAATCCACGCTTGTCAGAGGGCCAAGGAGAATCTACCAGGCCTTGATTACAAGTGGGTCTCTATAAATGTGTCAATGCTCCTATGCATCTTCTCTGGAATTCCAACTGCATCATTCGATAATGTTGGGTTTCCACGACTGATTGCTCAGAATAACATGACTTACTTAGGGTTGGAAATCAATTGCTCGATTCAATATCTTTAGTTTCATAAGCTGCTCAGTCCTAAGTGACagtgtttaaatatttatttcccaCAAATTAGCTTATAGAAATATAAGTCATTTGCATATTTGAGAGTTGTAAAAATATTATCAGATAAATTAAAAATAGATCGACACTTACATAGTTCAAATGACCAAAAGAATCCATTCCAAGTAAGTTAAATCTCCCCCAAATTGCACTGATAAACAACGGATCCCGAGAAAGCTCTTCTAAAATGGGAAAAAGTCGTATTCTGCATATAACATTGATATATATCCTGCAATATCCATCACTTTGTGAAACATTTTCATTCACAATAAATTGTGAGTTACACTTGATATCTTATAAAAACCGAATGAATAATTTCTGTCCTTTTGTCCATGAAAAATGAACAATCAAACAAAGATGAGTTGTGCTATAATTAGCTCTAGGGTCTCATATACAATGGCAAGGGTTCCtagttttattgtatttattttttaatcatttccATCTGTATctagccatatttattttttggccatcgtatccgtatttatccatattaatttGTGGTTTGGGAATAAGTGGAGTAAAAAATGgtacatttcaacatttatttaactgataaacatgcactcatactttgatgcctgtcatgtTTTAGCAAATGCAGCAACCACATATAGCAAAACAATACACCCATAGGTAAATATTAGCAAtttactacaaatatattttaacatttgccTGTATTTAAAGATATTTCTAACTCCccatgctgtctatctgctcaAATGTCGCCTTGGAATTCACAACAGGCAGCATGGAAAGTCACTCATTAGAAGCCCAATTTTTTGTATTctttcacttttaaaaataaatacagacaggaaacactttgttttctgtctgtattaatCTATAAAAATCAGTT
The Pleurodeles waltl isolate 20211129_DDA chromosome 11, aPleWal1.hap1.20221129, whole genome shotgun sequence genome window above contains:
- the LOC138265790 gene encoding uncharacterized protein: MESSSRPVHFLPLSSMATSTLSHVDQAELEFVEGTDDIAGDDEIDLRLLLPCGHTAAPNSLFQWCCTCLEQGKNNFYCPALNEEGESCRKELTVALIRSAAMCTVEGLKRLPDFEEKLATMASKQSCQYKECPVCRSLVERRDKSNLRVFCTICRAKKGTNYEFCWQCLRPWKGDSSSSVGCGRKSCKDHNLVVLQKCKVIDLPESGIKGCPSIRACPTCGLLIEHKSMCKYVVCCNCGVEFCFACLNTAEVCETTAAYTAYDMICPMPVAPKQTKIPVWSGGIRCSSLSSQMDALYAHL